One stretch of Pigmentiphaga aceris DNA includes these proteins:
- a CDS encoding ankyrin repeat domain-containing protein: MQPPKRSNEDAVIALATKLFNFARQGETETLSAYIAAGAPANLTNDKGDSLLMLAAYHGHAETVRTLLIQGADPNRVNDRGQSPLAGAVFKGYREVIEVLVAGGADAGYGKPSARDTATMLGKNELLPLLERKTNDSV; this comes from the coding sequence ATGCAGCCTCCCAAGCGCAGCAATGAAGACGCTGTCATCGCCCTGGCCACCAAGCTGTTCAATTTTGCGCGCCAAGGCGAAACCGAGACCCTGAGCGCCTATATCGCAGCTGGCGCGCCCGCCAACCTGACCAACGACAAAGGCGACAGCCTGTTGATGCTGGCCGCTTATCACGGCCATGCCGAGACGGTGCGCACGCTGCTTATCCAGGGTGCCGACCCCAATCGCGTGAACGACCGCGGCCAAAGCCCGCTGGCCGGCGCGGTGTTCAAAGGTTATCGCGAGGTGATCGAAGTGTTGGTTGCTGGCGGAGCCGATGCTGGCTACGGCAAGCCTTCTGCCCGCGACACTGCCACCATGCTGGGCAAGAACGAATTGCTGCCCCTGCTGGAACGCAAGACAAACGACTCGGTGTAA
- a CDS encoding DUF1415 domain-containing protein — MPTLPSCSESEDTVIARTRSWLETAVIGLNLCPFAKAVHVREQIGYRVSRATGTTELADELRNALRELAAADAAKLDTVLLIHPHVLGDFTDYNAFLAQADRIVRKLRLEGELQVASFHPDYQFADTDANDVDNATNRSPYPMLHLLRESSIQRAVASYPDPERIYARNIASLRKLGWTGWQTLADKWGPASKLASEPASARDARSENTE, encoded by the coding sequence ATGCCTACCCTGCCCTCCTGTTCCGAGTCGGAAGACACCGTCATTGCCCGCACACGCAGCTGGCTTGAAACCGCCGTGATCGGCCTGAACCTGTGTCCCTTCGCCAAGGCAGTCCATGTGCGCGAGCAGATTGGCTACCGGGTCAGCCGCGCCACCGGCACCACTGAGCTGGCAGACGAATTGCGCAACGCTCTGCGTGAATTGGCGGCGGCTGATGCCGCCAAGCTCGACACGGTGTTGCTGATTCACCCCCATGTGCTGGGCGACTTCACCGATTACAACGCCTTTCTTGCACAAGCCGATCGCATCGTCCGTAAACTTCGCCTGGAAGGTGAACTGCAGGTGGCAAGCTTTCACCCCGACTACCAGTTCGCAGATACCGACGCCAACGATGTGGATAACGCCACCAACCGATCGCCCTACCCCATGCTGCACCTGCTGCGCGAAAGCAGCATTCAACGTGCGGTGGCAAGCTACCCGGACCCGGAGCGCATCTACGCGCGCAATATTGCCAGCTTGCGCAAGCTGGGGTGGACAGGTTGGCAGACCCTGGCGGACAAATGGGGGCCTGCATCCAAACTTGCCTCGGAACCTGCCTCGGCACGGGATGCGCGATCCGAAAATACGGAATAA